A single region of the Triticum dicoccoides isolate Atlit2015 ecotype Zavitan chromosome 2B, WEW_v2.0, whole genome shotgun sequence genome encodes:
- the LOC119364882 gene encoding G-type lectin S-receptor-like serine/threonine-protein kinase At2g19130, giving the protein MPPLYILSLGLLLLHTTPWCSSSATASNDTLMAGQELAFGDKLVSRNGKFALGFFQFHPASTFSKSSHNTTSPSPSLWYLGIWFNKIPVFTTVWIANRDQPITNSNVNLKQLKISSDGNLVIVNHAADNESVVWSTHIVNNRTHSNINATSSAILLNSGNLVLKESRSSDLLAWQSFDYPTDVVLAGAKLGRNKVTSFTRQPISKKSLIDPGLGSYSIELEDTRGLVLSRRNNPSVVYWQYTSSTTSSFNLVRVLNSLLDSNSLTKGLYNLVYVDNDQEEYYMYTSHNESSPSVFVSLDMSGQIKLNRWSQANQSWQIIYAQPDDPCNPPAACGPFTVCRGNPNPSCDCMESFSQKSPQDWKFQDRTGGCIRNTPLHCTSGKNITSSTDMFQPIAQVTLPYNPQSIAVATTQSECEETCLSSCSCTAYSYNDSKCSVWNGELLSVTLSDGIEYTSEDVLYLRLAAKDFMPSLRKNKRKPNVGVVTAASIIGFGLLMLMFLLLIWRNKFKWCGFLPLYYDNQGSAGGIIAFRYTDLVRATKNFSEKLGGGGFGSVYKGVLSDSKTTVAVKRLDGARQGEKQFRAEVSSIGLIQHINLVKLVGFCCEGDHRLLVYEHMLNGSLDGHLFKKSNNVDAVVLNWNTRYQISLGIARGLSYLHQSCHECIIHCDIKPENILVDASFIPKVADFGLAAFVGRDFSRILTSFRGTIGYLAPEWLSGVAITPKVDVYGFGMVLLEIISGRRNSSPETSHTTKSSSQHDEYFPVQAIRKLHGGDVKSLVDAQLHGDLNLEEAERVCKVASWCIQDSEFDRPTMSEVVRVLEGLQEIDIPPMPRLLAAMMEQSDAATSM; this is encoded by the coding sequence ATGCCCCCCCTCTACATATTATCACTCGGGCTTCTCCTATTGCACACTACTCCTTGGTGCTCCTCCTCGGCAACTGCAAGCAATGACACTCTCATGGCAGGCCAAGAGCTGGCCTTCGGTGACAAGCTCGTCTCAAGAAACGGCAAGTTTGCGCTTGGCTTCTTCCAGTTCCATCCAGCAAGCACCTTCAGTAAGTCATCCCACAACACCACATCTCCCAGCCCCAGCTTGTGGTACCTTGGCATATGGTTCAATAAGATCCCAGTTTTCACAACTGTATGGATTGCTAATAGGGATCAGCCCATCACCAACTCCAATGTCAACCTAAAACAGTTAAAGATATCaagcgatggcaatcttgtcatcgTAAACCATGCCGCCGACAACGAATCCGTTGTTTGGTCCACTCACATTGTCAATAATAGGACACACAGCAACATAAACGCCACTAGTTCTGCCATTCTCTTGAACAGTGGAAACCTTGTCCTCAAAGAGAGCCGGTCATCTGACCTACTAGCATGGCAGAGCTTCGACTACCCAACAGATGTTGTGCTTGCTGGTGCCAAGTTAGGCCGAAACAAGGTCACTAGTTTCACTCGCCAACCCATCTCAAAGAAGAGCCTCATTGATCCGGGGCTCGGCTCATAcagcattgaattagaagacaccaGGGGGCTTGTCCTCAGTCGCCGCAACAACCCATCTGTAGTGTATTGGCAGTATACATCCTCCACAACATCATCATTCAATCTTGTACGAGTACTCAACTCGCTGCTTGATTCGAATTCTCTAACCAAAGGTTTATATAACCTAGTATATGTTGATAACGACCAAGAAGAGTACTACATGTACACTTCACATAATGAATCATCGCCTTCTGTATTTGTCTCACTAGACATGTCTGGTCAGATAAAGCTGAATCGCTGGTCGCAAGCTAATCAGTCTTGGCAAATCATATATGCCCAACCTGACGATCCCTGCAACCCGCCTGCTGCCTGTGGACCTTTTACGGTCTGCAGAGGCAATCCAAATCCATCATGTGACTGCATGGAGAGCTTCTCTCAGAAGTCACCGCAGGATTGGAAGTTTCAGGATCGAACAGGAGGATGCATCAGAAATACACCGTTACATTGCACTAGTGGCAAAAACATCACAAGTTCAACGGACATGTTCCAGCCCATTGCTCAAGTTACATTGCCCTACAACCCACAAAGCATAGCCGTTGCTACCACTCAGAGCGAATGTGAAGAAACTTGTCTCAGTTCCTGCTCCTGCACTGCTTACTCCTATAATGATAGCAAATGCTCTGTCTGGAACGGGGAGTTGCTTAGTGTAACTCTTAGTGATGGCATTGAGTACACTTCTGAAGATGTTCTTTATCTCCGTCTTGCTGCCAAAGATTTCATGCCAAGTTtgaggaaaaacaaaagaaaaccgaACGTTGGAGTTGTTACCGCTGCAAGCATTATTGGTTTTGGGTTACTCATGCTCATGTTTCTGTTACTGATTTGGAGGAACAAATTTAAGTGGTGTGGATTTCTTCCATTATACTATGACAATCAAGGCAGTGCTGGTGGGATTATAGCCTTCAGATATACTGATTTAGTTCGTGCTACTAAAAACTTCTCTGAGAAGCTGGGTGGTGGAGGTTTTGGTTCTGTATACAAGGGCGTGCTAAGTGACTCAAAGACTACTGTAGCAGTGAAAAGGCTTGATGGTGCCCGTCAAGGAGAGAAGCAGTTCAGGGCCGAGGTGAGTTCAATTGGACTGATCCAACATATCAACCTTGTCAAATTGGTTGGTTTCTGCTGCGAAGGTGATCACAGATTACTTGTGTACGAGCACATGTTAAATGGTTCTCTTGATGGTCATCTGTTTAAGAAGAGCAATAATGTTGATGCTGTTGTGCTAAACTGGAACACTAGATATCAGATATCCCTAGGAATTGCCAGAGGATTGTCGTACTTGCATCAGAGTTGTCACGAGTGCATCATACACTGCGATATTAAGCCAGAGAACATACTTGTGGATGCATCATTTATTCCTAAAGTCGCAGACTTTGGATTGGCAGCATTTGTGGGGAGGGATTTCAGCCGAATTCTGACTTCATTCAGAGGAACGATAGGTTATCTTGCCCCAGAGTGGCTTAGCGGAGTGGCGATCACACCGAAAGTTGATGTTTACGGCTTCGGCATGGTACTGCTGGAAATCATATCAGGAAGGAGGAATTCCTCACCTGAAACATCACACACTACTAAGAGCAGCAGCCAACATGATGAATATTTCCCGGTGCAAGCCATCAGGAAGCTTCACGGGGGAGATGTGAAGAGTTTAGTGGATGCACAGTTGCATGGTGACTTAAACTTGGAAGAGGCTGAAAGGGTTTGCAAAGTTGCATCTTGGTGCATCCAAGATAGTGAGTTTGATCGGCCGACTATGAGTGAAGTGGTTCGTGTTCTCGAGGGTCTACAGGAGATTGATATACCCCCAATGCCAAGACTCCTTGCAGCTATGAtggaacaatctgatgctgcaactTCAATGTAA